One part of the Methylobacterium terrae genome encodes these proteins:
- a CDS encoding MFS transporter, with amino-acid sequence MTPTTVLDEARAESSSAVPDEAARRRGVVAAVIGNTLEFYDFTTYAFFAVTIGQTFFPAGDAWISLLASVATFGIGFVTRPIGGVVIGAYADRAGRKPAMMLTIGLMAVGMLMLALTPGYATIGMAAPILVVIGRLIQGFALGGEVGPSTAYLIESAPEGKRGLYASWQIASQGLATLCAGTIGVLLSLGLSPEQMQAWGWRIPFLLGLLIIPVGVYIRRAMPETAGESTGHAEATAGAVLRRLLRDHGRTLALVVPILLCGTVSTYVGNYMTTYAITTLKLPAGLSIAATAVVGACVLVFAVLAGRLADAYGRRLVMIVPRVLLILVAYPAFVLMTRDPGPATLLSMSALIAALGAMSGAASLVAIPELLPRSVRSAGLSVVYAFVITVFGGTTQLVVTWLIGVSGDPLAPAWYVIATSLVGVAAMLATPETKEAALAA; translated from the coding sequence ATGACCCCCACCACTGTTCTCGACGAGGCGCGGGCCGAGTCATCCTCCGCCGTGCCGGACGAGGCGGCGCGCCGGCGCGGCGTCGTCGCGGCCGTGATCGGCAACACCCTCGAATTCTACGACTTCACCACCTACGCCTTCTTCGCCGTCACGATCGGGCAGACCTTCTTCCCGGCCGGCGACGCCTGGATCAGCCTGCTCGCCTCGGTCGCCACCTTCGGCATCGGCTTCGTCACCCGGCCGATCGGCGGCGTGGTCATCGGCGCCTATGCCGACCGGGCCGGCCGCAAGCCCGCCATGATGCTGACCATCGGCCTGATGGCGGTCGGCATGCTGATGCTGGCGCTGACCCCGGGCTACGCCACGATCGGGATGGCCGCGCCGATCCTCGTGGTGATCGGGCGGCTGATCCAGGGCTTCGCGCTCGGCGGCGAGGTCGGGCCCTCGACCGCCTACCTCATCGAGAGCGCGCCCGAAGGCAAGCGCGGCCTCTATGCCAGCTGGCAGATCGCCAGCCAGGGCCTCGCGACGCTCTGCGCCGGCACCATCGGCGTCCTGCTGTCGCTTGGCTTGAGCCCTGAGCAGATGCAGGCCTGGGGCTGGCGGATCCCGTTTCTCCTCGGGCTGCTCATCATCCCGGTCGGGGTCTACATCCGCCGCGCGATGCCCGAGACCGCCGGCGAGAGCACCGGCCACGCGGAGGCCACGGCCGGCGCGGTGCTTCGCCGGCTGCTGCGCGACCACGGCCGCACGCTGGCGCTGGTCGTGCCGATCCTGCTCTGCGGCACGGTCTCGACCTATGTCGGCAACTACATGACCACCTACGCGATCACGACGCTGAAGCTGCCGGCGGGCCTGTCGATCGCCGCGACGGCGGTGGTCGGCGCCTGCGTCCTGGTCTTCGCGGTGCTGGCCGGCCGGCTCGCCGACGCCTACGGCCGGCGCCTCGTGATGATCGTGCCGCGGGTGCTGCTGATCCTCGTCGCCTACCCGGCCTTCGTGCTGATGACGCGGGACCCCGGCCCCGCCACGCTCCTGAGCATGTCGGCCCTGATCGCGGCGCTCGGCGCGATGAGCGGGGCGGCGAGCCTGGTGGCGATTCCCGAGCTTCTGCCGCGCAGCGTGCGCAGCGCCGGCCTCTCGGTGGTCTACGCCTTCGTCATCACGGTGTTCGGCGGCACGACGCAGCTGGTGGTGACCTGGCTGATCGGCGTCAGCGGCGACCCGCTCGCGCCCGCCTGGTACGTCATCGCGACGAGCCTCGTCGGCGTCGCCGCGATGCTCGCCACCCCCGAGACGAAGGAGGCGGCGCTCGCCGCGTAG
- a CDS encoding helix-turn-helix domain-containing protein → MAYHLAHSAGSADIATGAANTDDVATCSSGNVYADLGFEDPTEESLKADLVIGIIDEIERRGLSQTAAARLMGVSQPDVSKLLRGRTGGYSLERLLGFTRALGGDVEITVRRNEPKQRGKLKLRVLEPV, encoded by the coding sequence ATGGCTTATCATCTTGCTCATTCTGCCGGCTCCGCGGATATCGCGACCGGTGCGGCGAACACAGATGACGTGGCCACTTGTAGCAGCGGCAACGTCTATGCTGATCTTGGCTTTGAAGATCCTACCGAGGAGAGCCTCAAGGCCGACCTCGTCATAGGGATTATCGATGAGATTGAGCGTAGAGGATTGTCGCAAACGGCGGCCGCGCGCCTTATGGGTGTCAGCCAACCAGACGTATCCAAACTCCTGCGCGGTCGCACAGGCGGCTACTCGCTTGAGCGTCTGCTTGGCTTCACACGCGCATTAGGGGGCGATGTTGAAATCACAGTCAGACGTAATGAGCCTAAGCAGCGCGGTAAATTAAAACTGCGCGTGCTTGAGCCTGTCTGA
- a CDS encoding carboxymuconolactone decarboxylase family protein, with the protein MATVRLWSDAEADADPRVKAVFDDIRAARRSDFINNFWRALANQPTVLERTWADLKQVMAVDGALDPLTKELIYIAVSTANGCSYCIHSHTAAARAKGMTEAQYGELLAVIGMANTTNALVTGMQVPVDREFAVEG; encoded by the coding sequence ATGGCGACCGTGAGACTGTGGAGCGACGCGGAGGCGGATGCCGATCCCCGCGTCAAGGCGGTGTTCGACGACATCCGGGCGGCGCGCCGCTCGGACTTCATCAACAATTTCTGGCGCGCGCTCGCCAACCAGCCGACGGTGCTGGAGCGGACCTGGGCCGACCTGAAGCAGGTGATGGCCGTCGACGGCGCCCTCGACCCGCTGACGAAGGAGCTGATCTACATCGCGGTCTCGACCGCCAACGGCTGTAGCTACTGCATCCACTCCCACACCGCGGCGGCCCGGGCGAAGGGCATGACCGAGGCGCAGTACGGCGAGCTGCTGGCGGTGATCGGCATGGCGAACACGACCAACGCGCTCGTCACCGGGATGCAGGTGCCGGTGGACCGGGAATTCGCGGTAGAGGGTTGA
- the hydA gene encoding dihydropyrimidinase translates to MPSHDFDYDLVVRGGTLAGPAEVFEADLGVRDGVIAALGRGLRRGRDEIDARGLVVTPGGLDPHCHIEEPSEGGGVQEESFASGSAAALAGGTTSFICFVPQWKGHPIAATATGYEASARASRADYSFHQIITDPTPDVLEREVPALVARGIRSLKVFLTYDPLRLTDGQFLEVLATARRLGAFVTVHCENYDAIGWRIRALLEAGLTDPLQHAWARPPVVEREATHRAIALAELVDQPIQVFHVSCDEAAEEIARARARGIKVWGETCPQYLTLSTDDLAKPDFEGAKVVCSPALRAPGESERIWARIREGTLDVVSSDHCGFSFSTAKRDPGSSGYGQGGAGARPDGMPAFNAIPNGVPGIETRLPVLFSEGVSAGRIDLPTFVRLTSTNAARLFGLAGRKGTLAPGADADLVLWNPDAERVLTNADLHHAIDYTPWEGMRLKGLPTMTIRRGEVAVRDGQVLAEPGSGRFLARGAYALATPSGRVPDGFDAAARR, encoded by the coding sequence ATGCCGAGCCACGATTTCGACTACGACCTGGTGGTGCGCGGGGGAACGCTCGCCGGCCCGGCCGAGGTGTTCGAGGCCGATCTCGGGGTGCGCGACGGGGTGATCGCGGCGCTCGGCCGGGGCTTGCGGCGCGGGCGGGACGAGATCGACGCCCGGGGCCTCGTCGTGACGCCCGGCGGTCTCGATCCGCATTGCCACATCGAGGAGCCCTCCGAGGGCGGCGGCGTGCAGGAGGAGAGCTTCGCCAGCGGCTCGGCCGCGGCGCTCGCCGGCGGCACCACCTCGTTCATCTGCTTCGTGCCGCAGTGGAAGGGCCACCCGATCGCCGCGACGGCGACCGGGTACGAGGCGAGCGCCCGCGCCTCGCGCGCCGATTACAGCTTCCACCAGATCATCACCGACCCGACGCCCGACGTGCTGGAGCGCGAGGTGCCGGCGCTGGTCGCCCGCGGCATCCGCAGCCTCAAGGTCTTCCTCACCTACGACCCCTTGCGCCTCACCGACGGCCAGTTCCTCGAGGTGCTGGCGACCGCCCGGCGCCTCGGCGCCTTCGTGACGGTGCATTGCGAGAACTACGACGCCATCGGCTGGCGCATCCGCGCGCTCCTCGAGGCCGGGCTCACCGACCCGCTCCAGCACGCCTGGGCCCGCCCGCCGGTGGTCGAGCGCGAGGCGACGCACCGCGCCATCGCGCTCGCCGAGCTCGTCGACCAGCCGATCCAGGTCTTCCACGTCTCCTGCGACGAGGCGGCGGAAGAGATCGCCCGGGCGCGGGCGCGGGGCATCAAGGTCTGGGGCGAGACCTGCCCGCAATACCTGACTCTCTCGACCGATGATCTCGCCAAACCCGATTTCGAGGGCGCCAAGGTGGTGTGCTCGCCCGCCCTCCGGGCGCCCGGCGAGTCCGAGCGGATCTGGGCCCGGATCCGCGAGGGCACCCTCGACGTCGTCTCCTCCGACCATTGCGGCTTCTCGTTTTCCACCGCCAAGCGCGATCCGGGCAGCAGCGGCTACGGCCAGGGCGGCGCGGGCGCCCGGCCCGACGGGATGCCGGCCTTCAACGCGATCCCGAACGGGGTCCCGGGGATCGAGACCCGCCTGCCGGTGCTGTTCTCCGAGGGCGTCTCGGCCGGGCGCATCGACCTGCCGACCTTCGTGCGCCTGACCTCGACCAACGCCGCCCGCCTGTTCGGCCTCGCCGGCCGAAAAGGGACGCTGGCGCCGGGCGCCGACGCCGACCTGGTGCTGTGGAATCCGGATGCCGAGCGGGTCCTCACCAACGCCGACCTGCACCACGCCATCGACTACACACCCTGGGAGGGGATGCGCCTCAAGGGCCTGCCCACGATGACGATCCGGCGCGGCGAGGTCGCGGTGCGCGACGGCCAGGTCCTGGCCGAGCCCGGCTCCGGCCGCTTCCTCGCCCGCGGCGCTTACGCGCTCGCCACGCCGTCGGGCCGGGTGCCGGACGGCTTCGACGCGGCGGCGCGGCGTTGA
- a CDS encoding NAD(P)H-dependent oxidoreductase, whose translation MSLYHKLAARAEAGNPVRIGVIGAGKFGSMFLSQAPRTPGLHVVGIADLDPQRARAALARVGWPAERYEAGSVAEAMRQGTTFLTDDADGLIAADGIEVIVEATGHPGAGIRHALACCRHRRHIVMVNVEADALAGPLIARKAAEAGIVYSFAYGDQPALIAEIVDWARTAGFRVVCAGKGTKYLPVYHASTPDTVWGHYGFTEAQVAGGDFNPQMFNSFLDGTKSALEMAAVANACDLTPPPAGLAFPACGVDDLPTLLKPRSAGGILPVDGTVEVVSSLERDGRPVFRDLRWGVYATFEAPSDYVRKCFSEYGLKTDPSGRYSAMYKPYHLIGLELGLSVASIAVRGEPTGTTRGFSGDVVATAKRDLEAGERLDGEGGYTVYGRLMPARDSLQAGGLPIGLAHGLTLTRPVAAGEPVSWDDVSFAADDPAIRFRREMEEVFRGEAGKA comes from the coding sequence ATGAGCCTGTACCACAAGCTCGCGGCGCGGGCCGAGGCCGGCAATCCGGTGCGGATCGGGGTGATCGGGGCCGGCAAGTTCGGCTCGATGTTCCTGTCGCAGGCGCCGCGCACGCCGGGGCTGCACGTCGTCGGTATCGCCGATCTCGACCCGCAGCGGGCGCGCGCCGCGCTCGCCCGGGTCGGCTGGCCGGCGGAGCGCTACGAGGCCGGGAGCGTCGCGGAGGCGATGCGCCAGGGCACGACCTTCCTCACCGACGATGCGGACGGGCTGATCGCCGCGGACGGGATCGAGGTGATCGTCGAGGCGACGGGGCACCCGGGCGCCGGCATCCGCCACGCGCTCGCCTGCTGCCGCCACCGGCGCCACATCGTGATGGTCAACGTCGAGGCCGATGCGCTGGCAGGCCCCCTCATCGCCCGCAAGGCGGCGGAGGCCGGGATCGTCTATTCCTTCGCCTACGGCGACCAGCCGGCGCTCATCGCCGAGATCGTCGACTGGGCCCGCACGGCCGGCTTCCGGGTGGTCTGCGCCGGCAAGGGCACGAAGTACCTGCCGGTCTACCACGCCTCGACCCCCGACACGGTCTGGGGCCATTACGGCTTCACCGAGGCGCAGGTGGCCGGCGGCGACTTCAACCCGCAGATGTTCAACTCCTTCCTCGACGGCACCAAGTCGGCGCTGGAGATGGCGGCCGTCGCCAATGCCTGCGACCTGACCCCGCCGCCCGCCGGCCTCGCCTTCCCGGCGTGCGGCGTCGACGACCTGCCGACCCTGCTGAAGCCCCGATCCGCCGGCGGCATCCTGCCGGTGGACGGCACGGTCGAGGTGGTGTCGTCGCTCGAGCGCGACGGCCGCCCGGTCTTCCGCGACCTGCGCTGGGGCGTCTACGCCACCTTCGAGGCGCCCTCCGACTACGTCCGCAAGTGCTTCTCGGAATACGGCCTGAAGACCGACCCGAGCGGCCGGTACAGCGCGATGTACAAGCCCTATCACCTGATCGGGCTCGAGCTCGGGCTCTCCGTCGCGAGCATCGCGGTCCGGGGCGAACCCACCGGCACGACGCGGGGCTTCTCCGGCGACGTGGTGGCGACGGCCAAGCGCGACCTTGAGGCCGGCGAGCGCCTCGACGGGGAGGGCGGCTACACCGTCTACGGCCGGCTGATGCCGGCGCGCGACTCGCTTCAAGCGGGCGGCCTGCCGATCGGGCTCGCCCACGGCCTCACCCTCACCCGGCCCGTCGCCGCCGGGGAGCCGGTGTCGTGGGACGACGTGTCGTTCGCGGCCGACGACCCGGCGATCCGGTTCCGACGGGAGATGGAGGAGGTGTTCCGGGGCGAGGCAGGCAAGGCCTGA
- a CDS encoding type II toxin-antitoxin system RelE/ParE family toxin produces the protein MSDPPSQPPDSELVWLGRTKQAVSDFPPEVKREVGFALRLAQKGRKPISAKPLKSEKDLKGAAVLEIVENDDGNTYRTAYAAKFAGVVYVLHAFQKKSTNGVATPRKDIDLIKDRLAEAKRHYAEHFAKKDTG, from the coding sequence ATGAGTGATCCACCTTCGCAGCCGCCCGATAGCGAACTCGTCTGGCTCGGCCGGACGAAACAGGCGGTGTCGGACTTCCCGCCCGAGGTGAAGCGGGAGGTTGGTTTCGCCCTCCGCCTCGCTCAGAAGGGACGCAAGCCGATTTCAGCTAAGCCCCTGAAGAGCGAAAAGGACCTCAAGGGCGCAGCGGTTCTGGAGATCGTCGAAAACGATGACGGAAACACCTACCGGACGGCCTATGCGGCCAAGTTTGCGGGTGTGGTCTACGTCCTCCACGCTTTTCAGAAGAAGTCGACAAATGGTGTCGCCACGCCGCGCAAGGACATCGACCTGATCAAGGATCGATTGGCCGAGGCGAAGAGGCACTACGCCGAACATTTTGCGAAGAAGGACACCGGCTAA